A section of the Macadamia integrifolia cultivar HAES 741 chromosome 9, SCU_Mint_v3, whole genome shotgun sequence genome encodes:
- the LOC122089794 gene encoding uncharacterized protein LOC122089794: MGDMGGTGDLGGNGSVAVEDEDGDARESLDRGPEVPPLSVRQEDVGNKRHVVIPQRDYESKWQNFRFALIGRVNFRLISLDTLRMEAQEKWNLSQGILMHLLGKGYIIFQFQCQGDKVAVWRRSPVRVREQVIRFHHWKPDFNIHEKQSLTKLVWIRFLDLPLEYWHKNILLSIAKVVGHPVALDRQTRQGLLGYFARVLVEIDISDSAVRVEEVQVERLEPGPSQVFGFCQKVVYEDKVERCGIASVWIT; the protein is encoded by the exons ATGGGTGACATGGGAGGAACTGGTGATTTGGGAGGTAATGGCTCGGTGGCTGTGGAGGATGAAGATGGTGATGCTCGGGAATCTCTAGATCGTGGACCAGAAGTTCCTCCACTTTCTGTCAGGCAGGAGGAT GTAGGGAACAAGAGACATGTTGTGATTCCTCAGAGAGACTATGAATCGAAGTGGCAAAACTTCAGATTTGCACTAATCGGTAGAGTCAACTTTCGATTGATTTCTTTGGACACCTTGCGAATGGAGGCTCAAGAAAAATGGAACTTAAGCCAAGGGATTTTAATGCATTTGCTGGGAAAGGGATACATTATTTTTCAGTTTCAGTGCCAGGGTGATAAGGTTGCAGTGTGGCGGAGGAGCCCTGTTAGGGTTAGGGAACAAGTTATTCGTTTCCATCATTGGAAGCCTGATTTTAATATTCATGAGAAACAGTCCTTGACGAAGCTTGTATGGATTCGTTTTCTTGATCTACCTCTTGAATACTGGCACAAAAACATTCTATTGTCTATTGCAAAGGTAGTAGGACATCCTGTCGCTCTGGATAGGCAAACTAGACAAGGTCTTCTTGGATACTTTGCAAGAGTCTTGGTAGAGATTGACATTTCTGATTCGGCAGTGAGGGTGGAGGAAGTTCAGGTTGAGAGACTTGAACCAGGACCCTCTCAGGTGTTCGGTTTCTGTCAAAAGGTGGTATATGAAGATAAGGTGGAGCGCTGTGGTATTGCAAGTGTGTGGATCACTTGA